A single region of the Niveibacterium umoris genome encodes:
- a CDS encoding glycosyltransferase family 4 protein — translation MTQPLRIAVVTETHPPEVNGVAMTVLRLINGMRARGHNITVVRPRQQRRETPLEHEWLVGGLPLPGYPGLRFGLPASGYLKRGWLAQRPDAVHVVTEGPLGWSAVQAARKLGIPVSSGYHTNFDRYSRHYGASVLKPAISRWLRHFHRSADATLVPTPELAGELGAQGIPGVRVVGRGVDTALFSPMRRDPALRARWGVAHDGLAVLYVGRIAPEKNLTVVEAAFRKIAAQHKNARMVWVGDGPARAALARAHPDHHFAGARYGNDLATHYASADLFLFPSLTETFGNVTVEAMASGLAVLAYDCAAAALLIRNGENGLKVREDDRAAFIDAAVQIASNEDLRARLGEAARSSVLHLGWDTVVADFETSLRDTIARGGVRAA, via the coding sequence ATGACCCAGCCGCTCCGCATTGCCGTCGTCACTGAAACGCATCCGCCCGAAGTCAATGGCGTTGCCATGACCGTGCTGCGCCTGATCAACGGCATGCGCGCGCGCGGCCACAACATCACCGTCGTGCGGCCGCGCCAGCAACGTCGCGAGACCCCGCTGGAGCATGAGTGGCTGGTCGGCGGCCTGCCGCTGCCGGGCTACCCGGGGCTGCGTTTCGGCCTGCCCGCGAGCGGTTACCTCAAGCGTGGCTGGCTCGCGCAGCGGCCTGATGCCGTGCACGTGGTCACCGAAGGGCCGCTCGGCTGGTCCGCGGTGCAGGCGGCGCGCAAGCTGGGCATCCCGGTCAGCTCGGGTTACCACACCAATTTCGATCGCTACTCGCGCCATTACGGCGCCAGCGTGCTCAAGCCGGCGATTTCACGCTGGCTGCGGCACTTTCACCGCAGCGCCGACGCGACCTTGGTGCCAACGCCCGAACTGGCCGGCGAACTCGGTGCGCAGGGCATCCCCGGCGTGCGCGTGGTCGGCCGCGGCGTCGATACGGCGCTGTTCTCGCCGATGCGTCGCGACCCCGCCCTGCGCGCGCGCTGGGGCGTCGCGCACGACGGCCTCGCGGTGCTGTACGTCGGGCGCATCGCGCCGGAAAAGAACCTCACCGTGGTCGAAGCCGCTTTCCGCAAGATCGCCGCGCAGCACAAGAACGCGCGCATGGTCTGGGTCGGCGACGGGCCGGCCCGCGCTGCGCTCGCCCGCGCCCACCCCGACCATCACTTCGCCGGGGCGCGCTATGGCAATGACCTCGCCACGCACTACGCGTCGGCCGACCTGTTCCTGTTTCCGAGCCTCACCGAAACCTTCGGCAATGTCACTGTCGAAGCGATGGCCAGCGGCCTTGCCGTCCTCGCTTACGACTGCGCCGCCGCCGCGCTGCTGATCCGCAACGGTGAAAACGGCCTCAAGGTGCGCGAGGACGATCGCGCTGCCTTCATCGATGCAGCGGTGCAGATAGCCAGCAACGAGGACCTGCGCGCCCGCCTCGGCGAAGCCGCACGCAGCAGCGTGCTGCACCTGGGCTGGGACACGGTGGTCGCCGATTTTGAAACCAGCCTGCGCGACACCATCGCGCGCGGCGGCGTGCGCGCCGCCTAG
- a CDS encoding sugar phosphate isomerase/epimerase family protein, with protein MKLAAFSACLPHASLAEVLDYLAANEIHGLELGVGAYPGTRHANAHELATRNDTRQSLKQACDARGVSLVALSCQGNPLHPDTALAAAHDRDLRATIEAASALEVPLVIAFSGQPGSGGVLNWPVIGWPQEYADHYEHSWRDSLIPYWQPLVERARALGVKIAIEMHGGFAVHSPATLRRLRNACGPNLGANVDPSHLWWQLIDPASAISRLGDAVFHVHLKDVAFRPDVLNDTGVLDCTPHARMDERAWFFCPPGEGHDVTTWQGIIDALQGIGYGGALSIEHEGRAPATDAVAATARWIRALSQRERRGVTRTSAATS; from the coding sequence ATGAAACTTGCCGCATTCTCCGCCTGCCTGCCGCACGCATCGCTTGCGGAGGTGCTCGATTACCTTGCCGCGAACGAGATCCACGGCCTGGAGCTTGGCGTCGGCGCCTACCCGGGCACGCGCCACGCCAACGCCCACGAACTGGCGACCCGCAACGACACCCGACAGTCATTGAAGCAGGCCTGCGACGCGCGCGGCGTCAGCCTGGTCGCGCTGTCGTGCCAGGGCAATCCGCTGCATCCGGACACCGCGCTGGCGGCAGCGCACGACCGTGACCTGCGCGCTACGATCGAAGCGGCGAGCGCGCTTGAGGTGCCGCTGGTGATTGCGTTCTCGGGCCAGCCCGGCAGCGGGGGCGTGCTCAACTGGCCAGTGATCGGCTGGCCGCAGGAATACGCCGACCACTACGAACACAGCTGGCGCGACAGCCTGATCCCGTATTGGCAACCCTTGGTGGAACGCGCGCGTGCGCTCGGCGTGAAGATCGCGATCGAGATGCACGGGGGTTTCGCGGTGCACTCGCCGGCCACGCTCAGGCGGCTGCGCAATGCCTGTGGCCCGAATCTCGGCGCCAATGTGGACCCGAGCCACCTGTGGTGGCAGCTGATCGACCCCGCCAGTGCGATCTCGCGCCTCGGCGACGCGGTTTTCCATGTTCATCTGAAGGATGTCGCGTTCCGGCCGGACGTGCTGAACGACACAGGCGTGCTCGACTGCACACCGCACGCGCGCATGGACGAGCGCGCATGGTTCTTCTGTCCGCCCGGCGAAGGTCACGATGTAACCACCTGGCAGGGCATCATCGACGCGCTGCAGGGCATTGGCTACGGCGGCGCGCTCTCGATCGAGCATGAGGGGCGCGCCCCCGCCACCGACGCAGTCGCCGCGACGGCGCGGTGGATACGCGCCCTGTCTCAGCGCGAACGCCGCGGCGTCACCAGAACTTCCGCCGCCACTTCTTAG
- a CDS encoding phosphoribulokinase, protein MSAKHPIIAVTGSSGAGTSTVQKSFEWIFRRELINAAFVAGDAFHRYDREGMRRAISKSERAGEPPLSHFGPAGNLFNELEATFKRYGESGTGRRRWYLHDETEASQWKQPQGTFTPWEDIPADTDCMLYEGLHGGIVTDTIDLARYVDLLIGVVPIINLEWVQKVLRDTSIRGYSIDAVQDTILRRMPDYVHYIVPQFSRTHINFQRVPLVDTSNPFIARGVPTLDESMVVIRFRDPKNTDFPYLLTMLSGSWMSRPNTLVVPGGKMDLAIQVIMTPLVLRLVERRRALL, encoded by the coding sequence GTGTCCGCGAAGCATCCGATCATCGCCGTTACCGGCTCATCTGGCGCGGGCACGTCTACCGTCCAGAAAAGCTTCGAGTGGATCTTCCGACGCGAACTGATCAACGCGGCTTTCGTCGCCGGCGACGCCTTTCATCGATACGACCGCGAGGGCATGCGCCGCGCCATTTCCAAGTCCGAGCGCGCGGGCGAACCGCCACTATCGCACTTCGGCCCGGCCGGAAACCTGTTCAACGAACTGGAAGCCACCTTCAAACGCTACGGCGAATCGGGCACCGGGCGGCGACGCTGGTATCTGCACGACGAGACCGAGGCCTCCCAGTGGAAGCAGCCGCAAGGCACCTTCACGCCGTGGGAAGACATCCCCGCCGACACGGACTGCATGCTCTATGAGGGACTGCACGGGGGCATCGTCACCGACACGATTGACCTTGCCCGCTATGTCGATCTCTTGATCGGCGTCGTACCGATCATCAATCTGGAGTGGGTGCAAAAGGTGCTGCGCGACACCAGCATCCGCGGCTACTCGATCGACGCGGTGCAGGACACCATCCTGCGGCGCATGCCCGATTACGTGCACTACATCGTCCCCCAGTTCTCGCGCACCCACATCAACTTCCAGCGCGTGCCGCTGGTAGACACTTCAAATCCTTTTATCGCGCGGGGCGTGCCGACGCTCGACGAATCGATGGTTGTGATCCGTTTCCGCGACCCGAAGAACACTGATTTTCCCTACCTGCTGACGATGCTGAGCGGATCCTGGATGAGCCGCCCGAACACGCTCGTAGTGCCGGGAGGCAAGATGGATCTGGCGATCCAGGTGATCATGACCCCCCTCGTGCTGCGCCTGGTGGAGCGTCGCCGCGCGCTGCTTTGA
- a CDS encoding phospholipase A, which yields MKPFRVAGFTPLAALLLAMPAHAVVEDCFNMKADAERLACYDRESGRNTRLALAPPEARPQPVVSPLSERWELDPPHKTGTFQFRYYKPIYILAARWTDDVNGDPYSPTRGAALHDTKSVAGTDTRLDSTEAKFQISFKVKMWENMVGDNGDLWMAYTQQSHWQLYNKAASSPFRETNYAPELINSWRTSLQMGGVKMSLLNLGLVHQSNGRANPLSRSWNRIYAQAGFEAGDLAVLVRPWYRLKEDADKDDNPDIENYVGRGDLTAIYQYKRQEFSMIARHSLRGGDESRGSVELNWAFPIYGNLRGHVQAFTGYGESLIDYNHRQTTFGLGISLAEWL from the coding sequence ATGAAGCCCTTCCGTGTCGCTGGATTTACGCCCCTCGCAGCCTTGTTGCTGGCCATGCCTGCGCATGCGGTGGTCGAGGATTGCTTCAACATGAAGGCCGACGCCGAGCGCCTGGCCTGTTATGACCGCGAGTCCGGCCGCAATACCCGGCTCGCGCTGGCGCCGCCCGAGGCACGCCCGCAACCGGTGGTTTCGCCGCTGTCCGAGCGCTGGGAACTCGATCCCCCGCACAAAACCGGCACCTTCCAGTTCCGCTACTACAAGCCGATCTACATTCTCGCCGCGCGCTGGACCGACGACGTGAATGGCGATCCGTATTCGCCTACCCGCGGCGCTGCGCTGCACGACACGAAGTCCGTGGCGGGCACCGATACCCGGCTCGATTCGACCGAGGCCAAGTTCCAGATCAGTTTCAAGGTCAAGATGTGGGAAAACATGGTCGGCGACAACGGCGACCTGTGGATGGCCTATACGCAGCAGTCGCATTGGCAGCTGTACAACAAAGCGGCGTCTTCGCCCTTCCGAGAAACCAACTACGCCCCGGAACTGATCAATAGCTGGCGCACCAGTCTGCAGATGGGCGGCGTGAAGATGAGCCTGCTCAACCTGGGCCTGGTGCATCAGTCCAACGGCCGCGCCAATCCGCTCTCGCGTTCCTGGAACCGGATCTACGCCCAGGCGGGTTTCGAAGCGGGGGATCTGGCGGTGCTGGTGCGGCCCTGGTACCGGCTGAAAGAGGATGCTGACAAGGACGACAACCCTGACATCGAAAACTACGTCGGGCGCGGCGACCTTACCGCGATCTACCAGTACAAGCGGCAGGAGTTTTCGATGATTGCCCGTCACAGCCTGCGTGGCGGTGACGAAAGCCGCGGCAGCGTGGAACTGAACTGGGCCTTCCCGATTTACGGCAACCTGCGTGGTCATGTGCAGGCCTTTACCGGCTACGGCGAATCCCTGATCGATTACAACCACCGCCAGACCACATTCGGCCTCGGCATCTCGCTGGCGGAATGGCTTTAG
- a CDS encoding oxidative damage protection protein, protein MTRMVQCIKLGREAEGLDRPPYPGALGVKIYEQVSKEAWAAWIKHQTMLINENRLNLMDARARKYLAEQMDKYFFGGGADQVQGYVPPAA, encoded by the coding sequence ATGACGCGCATGGTTCAGTGCATCAAGTTGGGTCGCGAGGCCGAAGGCCTCGACCGCCCGCCCTATCCGGGCGCTCTTGGTGTGAAGATTTACGAGCAGGTCTCGAAAGAAGCCTGGGCCGCATGGATCAAGCACCAGACAATGCTGATCAACGAAAACCGGCTCAACCTGATGGACGCGCGGGCGCGCAAATACCTCGCCGAACAGATGGACAAGTATTTCTTCGGTGGCGGCGCCGACCAGGTGCAGGGCTACGTGCCGCCGGCCGCGTGA
- a CDS encoding putative bifunctional diguanylate cyclase/phosphodiesterase encodes MSTWWLAAAAVGIPTAFWLGARRADLAMRRERDASEAARTTAVSALAQLRLLQAHQQALMDSIDDLAWLKDRDCRFMLVNRKFGEVFERPPESLIGKTDYDLSPPEMAAHYQAHDKLVMSKRQVERVEEEIHRVDGEIGWAETIKVPVFGADGEIVGTAGIARDITLRKRYEREVEFLARHDPLTGLHNRRHLEEQFEPFAAEHPRFAALFLDLDNFKLINDTDGHSVGDELLRKLSERLKGEVDREDLLVRLGGDEFLLLSPLGADSPDALDHLASRLERAVGTPYEIAGVKYVVSSSIGIAIYPEHGRDRQTLVKHADIAMYEAKKKGRNRVCWFEEALASETVARRRIELRIREALKDDAFELHFQPVADAQSGKIIGAEALLRLRDVQGSPISPSRFIPIAEQTGLIEEVGEWVLSKGLKQLAQWRAAGKTGLRLAINISGTHFANVNFVERLAARLREHGVPGSALELELTEGVLMVDAEANISTLARIAALGVSLAVDDFGTGYSSLAYLKQLPIHRLKIDRSFVSGLPAHPGDIAITRSILHLAQTFGFEVTAEGVETQAQLDFLREAGCPAVQGYLFSPARSPAEFDAYLNTRGE; translated from the coding sequence ATGAGTACCTGGTGGCTGGCCGCCGCTGCTGTCGGCATTCCAACTGCTTTCTGGCTGGGAGCCCGGCGCGCTGACCTCGCGATGCGGCGCGAACGAGACGCATCGGAAGCGGCACGCACGACCGCCGTCTCTGCGCTGGCTCAACTGCGCCTGCTGCAAGCGCACCAGCAAGCCCTGATGGACAGCATCGACGACCTTGCCTGGCTCAAGGACCGCGACTGCCGCTTCATGCTGGTCAACCGCAAGTTCGGCGAGGTGTTCGAACGACCGCCGGAATCGCTGATCGGCAAGACCGATTACGATCTGTCGCCACCTGAAATGGCGGCGCATTACCAGGCACACGACAAGCTGGTGATGAGCAAGCGGCAGGTAGAGCGGGTGGAGGAGGAAATCCACCGGGTGGACGGCGAAATTGGCTGGGCCGAAACAATCAAGGTTCCGGTCTTCGGAGCGGATGGCGAAATCGTCGGCACCGCGGGCATTGCGCGCGACATCACGCTGCGCAAGCGCTATGAGCGCGAAGTCGAGTTCCTCGCCCGCCACGACCCGCTGACCGGCCTGCACAATCGCCGCCACCTGGAAGAACAGTTCGAGCCCTTTGCGGCCGAGCACCCGCGTTTTGCCGCGCTATTCCTCGATCTGGACAACTTCAAGCTGATCAACGACACCGACGGGCACTCGGTGGGCGATGAGTTGCTGCGCAAGCTCTCCGAGCGCTTGAAGGGCGAAGTGGATCGCGAAGATTTGCTGGTGCGCCTGGGCGGCGACGAATTCCTGCTGCTCTCGCCACTCGGTGCCGACAGCCCCGACGCGCTCGACCATCTGGCCTCGCGCCTTGAGCGCGCGGTCGGTACGCCTTACGAGATCGCAGGCGTCAAGTATGTGGTGTCGAGCAGCATCGGCATCGCGATCTATCCGGAACACGGTCGCGACCGCCAGACGCTGGTCAAGCACGCCGACATCGCGATGTACGAGGCGAAGAAGAAAGGCCGCAACCGCGTCTGCTGGTTCGAAGAGGCGCTCGCCAGCGAAACGGTCGCCCGGCGCCGCATCGAACTGCGCATACGCGAAGCACTCAAGGACGATGCCTTCGAATTGCACTTCCAGCCGGTCGCGGACGCACAGAGCGGCAAGATCATCGGCGCCGAGGCCTTGCTGCGCCTGCGCGACGTGCAGGGCAGCCCGATCTCGCCGTCACGCTTCATTCCGATCGCTGAGCAGACCGGACTCATCGAGGAGGTCGGCGAATGGGTGCTGAGCAAGGGGCTGAAGCAATTGGCGCAATGGCGTGCCGCCGGGAAGACCGGATTGCGGCTCGCGATCAACATTTCCGGCACCCACTTCGCCAACGTCAATTTCGTGGAGCGGCTTGCGGCGCGGCTGCGCGAACACGGCGTGCCCGGATCAGCCCTGGAACTGGAACTCACCGAAGGCGTGCTGATGGTCGATGCCGAGGCCAACATCTCGACCTTGGCGCGCATTGCCGCGCTCGGCGTATCGCTCGCGGTGGACGACTTCGGCACCGGCTATTCCAGTCTTGCCTATCTGAAACAGCTTCCGATACATAGACTGAAGATTGACCGCAGCTTTGTCAGCGGCCTGCCGGCGCATCCAGGCGACATTGCGATCACGCGATCGATCCTGCATCTGGCGCAGACCTTCGGGTTCGAGGTCACCGCCGAGGGGGTGGAAACGCAGGCGCAGCTCGATTTCCTGCGCGAGGCCGGTTGCCCTGCGGTGCAGGGTTACCTGTTCAGCCCGGCACGCTCGCCGGCAGAGTTCGACGCCTACCTCAACACACGGGGGGAGTGA
- a CDS encoding 16S rRNA (uracil(1498)-N(3))-methyltransferase translates to MHARFFCPDLPAEGHEFSLPPEVAHHADRVLRLRAGERVTLFDGAGREAEATLLQMGRDPRARIDAIVLCDREAPLSITLVQALATGDKMDWIVQKAVEMGVTAVQPVAAERSVLRLDGARAEKRVEHWQQVAVAACEQSGRNRVLQVAPIRSLPHWLAEATQGDRWVLSPEGGERLSRIPAPTAPVALMVGPEGGWSERELAAAKVAGCRPVALGPRILRTETAGIAAMGAMLALWGDY, encoded by the coding sequence ATGCACGCCCGATTCTTCTGCCCCGACCTGCCCGCCGAAGGCCACGAGTTCTCGCTGCCGCCGGAAGTTGCCCACCATGCCGATCGCGTGCTGCGCCTGCGCGCTGGGGAACGTGTCACCCTGTTCGACGGTGCGGGCCGGGAAGCCGAGGCGACCTTGCTGCAGATGGGGCGCGATCCGCGCGCCCGCATCGACGCGATAGTGCTGTGCGATCGCGAAGCGCCGCTCTCCATCACATTGGTGCAGGCGCTGGCGACCGGCGACAAGATGGACTGGATCGTGCAGAAAGCGGTCGAGATGGGCGTGACCGCCGTGCAGCCGGTGGCGGCGGAACGCAGCGTGTTGCGTCTTGATGGCGCGCGCGCCGAGAAGCGGGTCGAGCACTGGCAACAGGTGGCGGTTGCCGCGTGCGAGCAGAGCGGGCGGAACCGGGTGCTGCAGGTGGCGCCGATCCGCAGCTTGCCGCACTGGCTCGCCGAAGCCACGCAGGGCGATCGCTGGGTGCTCTCGCCTGAAGGTGGCGAGCGACTCTCGCGCATTCCGGCGCCCACTGCACCGGTGGCCTTGATGGTGGGGCCCGAGGGCGGCTGGTCGGAGCGCGAACTGGCGGCGGCCAAAGTGGCCGGATGTCGCCCTGTCGCCCTCGGGCCGCGTATCCTGCGCACCGAGACGGCGGGCATCGCGGCCATGGGCGCCATGCTGGCACTTTGGGGTGATTACTGA
- a CDS encoding inositol monophosphatase family protein produces the protein MPQFARARALESVVREIAREVTMPRYLKAGRQHKSDGSSLTEADGATQRALAERLVELIEAPILGEEMSSEQQRAIWEQGAKGLWVIDPIDGTTNFANGIPIFGLSVGFLVDGHTEFGVVYNPIADEAFYAARGAGAWLNGQRLPLRQPPTTLAASVAGADFKRIPPALAAHLAVNPPCYSLRNFGSSALEWCFVAAGRLDVYVHGGQMLWDYAAGRLLVEESGGASSALDGGPIRADVAEKQSVVVAASPALHTQWLDWLQRAGA, from the coding sequence ATGCCGCAGTTTGCACGCGCCCGGGCGCTGGAATCGGTGGTACGCGAGATTGCGCGTGAAGTGACGATGCCGCGCTATCTGAAAGCGGGCCGTCAGCACAAATCCGATGGCAGTTCGCTCACCGAGGCCGATGGCGCCACCCAGCGCGCACTCGCCGAACGGCTGGTCGAGTTGATCGAAGCGCCGATCCTCGGTGAAGAGATGAGCAGCGAGCAGCAGCGCGCGATCTGGGAGCAAGGTGCAAAGGGCTTGTGGGTGATCGACCCGATCGATGGCACCACCAATTTCGCCAATGGCATTCCGATCTTTGGCCTGTCGGTCGGCTTCCTGGTCGATGGCCATACCGAATTCGGCGTGGTCTACAACCCGATCGCCGACGAAGCCTTCTACGCCGCGCGCGGTGCCGGCGCCTGGCTCAACGGTCAGCGCCTGCCGCTGCGCCAGCCGCCGACGACACTCGCCGCATCGGTCGCTGGCGCGGACTTCAAGCGCATCCCGCCGGCACTTGCGGCGCATCTGGCGGTGAATCCCCCCTGCTATTCGCTACGGAACTTCGGGTCGAGTGCGCTGGAGTGGTGTTTCGTCGCCGCCGGCCGGCTCGATGTTTACGTGCACGGCGGCCAGATGCTGTGGGACTACGCGGCCGGGCGGCTGCTGGTTGAGGAATCCGGCGGCGCGAGCAGCGCGCTCGATGGCGGCCCGATCCGCGCCGACGTCGCCGAGAAACAGTCGGTTGTGGTCGCGGCGAGTCCGGCATTGCACACGCAGTGGCTGGACTGGTTGCAGCGCGCAGGCGCCTGA
- the argA gene encoding amino-acid N-acetyltransferase has product MPDADAIRFVEWVRSAAPYVHAFRGKTFVLGFGGEVAEGDLLEKLCYDCNLLAAMGVRLVLVHGTRPQIEEELARRKLPSRLHKGVRVTDGDALECVKAAVGTTRIEVEARLSQGLPNTPMAGAHMRVTGGNFITAKPLGVVDGIDFQYTGAVRKVIADEISADLDQQNVVLISPLGVSPSGEIFNLAMEEVAEQVAIALGAEKLIYLCDAPGLLDEQGRLIETITADEAERMFRADRGLTEDLHLFLPRAIRAVRSGVNRAHLLDRDKDGGLLLEFFTRQGVGTMVSKESLARFREATIEDVGALLSIITPLEADGTLVRRSRELIEMEITQFSLVEHDGVTVGCAALYPFSEERAAEMACLAVTPQFRRSGLGERLMQHIETRARAAGLERLFVLTTRTEHWFRERGFREVSPDELPQEKRELYNFQRRSKVLMKEL; this is encoded by the coding sequence ATGCCGGACGCCGACGCCATCCGCTTTGTCGAATGGGTGCGCAGTGCAGCGCCCTATGTTCACGCGTTTCGTGGCAAGACTTTCGTACTCGGGTTCGGCGGCGAAGTCGCCGAGGGGGACTTGCTCGAGAAGCTGTGCTACGACTGCAACCTGCTGGCCGCCATGGGCGTGCGCCTGGTGCTGGTGCATGGCACGCGGCCGCAGATCGAAGAGGAACTCGCGCGGCGCAAACTGCCGTCGCGCCTGCACAAGGGCGTGCGTGTCACCGATGGCGATGCGCTCGAATGCGTCAAGGCGGCGGTCGGCACGACGCGGATTGAAGTCGAGGCGCGGCTGTCGCAAGGCCTGCCGAACACGCCGATGGCCGGCGCCCACATGCGCGTGACCGGCGGCAATTTCATTACCGCCAAGCCGCTGGGCGTGGTCGATGGCATCGACTTCCAGTACACCGGCGCGGTGCGCAAGGTGATTGCCGATGAAATTTCGGCCGACCTCGATCAGCAAAACGTCGTGCTGATCTCGCCGCTGGGGGTGTCGCCTTCCGGCGAGATCTTCAACCTCGCGATGGAAGAGGTCGCGGAGCAGGTCGCGATTGCGCTCGGCGCGGAAAAGCTGATCTACCTGTGTGACGCGCCGGGCCTGCTCGACGAGCAGGGCCGTCTGATCGAGACCATTACCGCCGACGAGGCCGAGCGTATGTTCCGCGCCGATCGCGGCTTGACCGAGGACCTCCACCTGTTCCTGCCACGCGCGATCCGTGCCGTGCGCTCCGGCGTGAATCGCGCCCACCTGCTCGACCGCGACAAGGACGGCGGGCTGCTGCTTGAGTTCTTTACCCGCCAGGGCGTGGGGACGATGGTGTCGAAGGAATCGCTGGCGCGCTTCCGCGAGGCGACGATCGAGGATGTCGGCGCCTTGCTGTCGATCATCACGCCGCTGGAGGCCGATGGCACGCTGGTACGGCGTTCGCGCGAACTGATCGAAATGGAGATCACGCAGTTCTCGCTGGTCGAGCACGACGGTGTGACGGTCGGCTGCGCCGCGCTCTACCCCTTCTCGGAGGAGCGTGCAGCGGAGATGGCCTGCCTCGCGGTGACCCCGCAATTCCGCCGCAGCGGGCTAGGCGAGCGGCTGATGCAGCATATCGAGACCCGCGCGCGGGCCGCCGGGCTCGAACGCCTCTTCGTGCTGACGACCCGCACCGAGCACTGGTTCCGCGAGCGCGGCTTCCGCGAGGTGTCCCCCGACGAGTTGCCGCAGGAAAAGCGCGAGCTCTACAACTTCCAGCGCCGCTCGAAAGTGCTGATGAAGGAACTTTGA
- a CDS encoding sugar nucleotide-binding protein, whose amino-acid sequence MKILITGSNGTLGAALKRAAQAHGHQCIGWDRSAADPLAPDTHAAYIDTVAPDAVLHLAIAATQSGRPNEGWRTNVEWPLALAEACAQRSIPLVFTSTALVFDNSESGPFTLASASNASEGYGLEKRRAEHGVLLRHPRGARVARLGWQIDPAGGGNNMVAHAAREMASHGAIAASSRWYPACSFIDDTAAALLRLIAAPPGLYMLDSNRGATFAQILQALSQQYGLNWQVTPNEDYVYDQRLIDPRVGMPDLAQRLPGLAQ is encoded by the coding sequence ATGAAGATCCTGATCACCGGCAGTAATGGAACCCTCGGCGCGGCGCTCAAGCGCGCCGCCCAGGCCCATGGTCACCAATGCATCGGCTGGGACCGCAGCGCCGCCGACCCGCTTGCACCGGACACCCATGCGGCCTACATCGACACGGTAGCGCCGGACGCCGTGCTGCACCTCGCCATCGCCGCCACGCAAAGCGGCCGCCCGAACGAAGGCTGGCGCACCAATGTCGAGTGGCCGCTGGCCTTGGCCGAGGCTTGCGCGCAACGCAGCATTCCTCTCGTATTCACCAGCACCGCGCTGGTCTTTGACAACAGCGAGAGCGGCCCCTTCACGCTGGCCTCGGCCAGCAATGCATCGGAAGGCTACGGCCTTGAAAAGCGCCGCGCCGAGCATGGCGTGCTACTGCGGCATCCGCGCGGTGCGCGGGTCGCGCGCCTGGGCTGGCAGATCGACCCCGCGGGCGGTGGCAACAACATGGTCGCGCACGCGGCGCGCGAAATGGCCAGCCATGGCGCGATAGCCGCTTCGAGCCGCTGGTACCCGGCGTGTTCGTTCATCGACGATACCGCAGCGGCGCTGCTGCGCCTGATTGCCGCGCCACCGGGCCTGTACATGCTCGATTCCAACCGTGGCGCGACCTTTGCCCAGATCCTGCAGGCGCTGTCGCAGCAATACGGACTCAACTGGCAGGTGACGCCAAACGAGGATTACGTCTATGACCAGCGCTTGATCGATCCGCGTGTTGGTATGCCGGATCTGGCACAGCGCCTGCCGGGCCTCGCGCAGTAA
- a CDS encoding redoxin domain-containing protein encodes MASTSTPICAFGEPAPDFDLPGTDGRRHSRDSCRGPNGLLVMFICNHCPYVKAVLDRIIRDAAELATLGVGCVAIMSNDPALYPEDGWDEMVRIARDRQFPFPYLLDADQSVARAYGAVCTPDFFGYNAALELQYRGRLDASRKDAAPDDARRDLFEAMKQVAQSGRGPAEQIPSIGCSIKWREA; translated from the coding sequence GTGGCCAGCACTTCGACACCGATCTGCGCCTTCGGCGAACCCGCCCCGGATTTCGATCTTCCCGGCACCGACGGGCGGCGCCATTCGCGCGACAGTTGCCGCGGCCCGAACGGCCTGCTGGTGATGTTCATCTGCAACCACTGCCCGTATGTGAAAGCCGTGCTCGATCGCATCATTCGCGACGCGGCTGAACTGGCGACGCTGGGCGTCGGCTGCGTGGCGATCATGTCGAACGATCCCGCGCTGTACCCGGAAGACGGCTGGGACGAGATGGTGCGGATCGCACGCGACAGGCAATTCCCGTTCCCCTACCTGCTCGACGCCGACCAGTCAGTGGCACGCGCGTATGGCGCGGTATGCACGCCAGACTTCTTCGGCTACAACGCAGCACTCGAATTGCAATACCGAGGGCGTCTTGATGCCTCGCGCAAGGACGCCGCGCCCGATGACGCGCGTCGCGACCTGTTCGAGGCGATGAAACAGGTTGCACAATCGGGCAGGGGTCCGGCGGAACAGATCCCCTCGATCGGCTGCTCGATCAAATGGCGGGAGGCTTGA